In Paenarthrobacter sp. GOM3, a single window of DNA contains:
- a CDS encoding TrmH family RNA methyltransferase translates to MTFHYLESADDPRVTDYTTLTDVHLRKLREPEEGMYIAESSRVLRRALAAGHQPRSFFLAEKWLEDLDDIFQQYPQVPVFIGKASLLEEITGFHLHRGAMAAMHRPAPVPLEELLANAQRVAVLEDIVDHTNVGAIFRSAAALGVDAVLVSPRCGDPLYRRSVRVSMGTVFQVPWARLESWPDDLSRLKEQGFTVAAMELTEDAVDLDDLAARQIPKLALVLGTEGAGMSEDTLGAVDLAVKIPMRAGVDSLNVAAASAVAFWELRPRD, encoded by the coding sequence GTGACCTTCCACTACCTTGAGTCCGCCGATGATCCCCGCGTCACGGACTACACCACCCTCACCGATGTACATCTCCGGAAACTCCGCGAACCGGAGGAAGGCATGTACATTGCCGAATCCTCGAGGGTCCTCCGCCGGGCCCTGGCCGCGGGACACCAGCCCCGATCGTTCTTCCTCGCCGAGAAGTGGCTGGAAGACCTCGACGACATCTTCCAGCAGTATCCGCAGGTTCCGGTCTTCATCGGGAAGGCTTCCCTACTGGAGGAGATCACCGGCTTCCACCTGCACCGCGGAGCGATGGCAGCCATGCACCGGCCGGCGCCTGTTCCGTTGGAAGAGCTCCTCGCGAACGCGCAGCGTGTGGCCGTGCTGGAGGACATAGTGGACCACACCAATGTGGGCGCGATCTTCCGTTCCGCTGCGGCGCTGGGTGTCGACGCCGTCCTGGTTTCGCCCAGGTGCGGTGACCCGCTGTACAGGCGCAGCGTGCGCGTCAGCATGGGCACGGTCTTCCAGGTGCCGTGGGCGCGTTTGGAAAGCTGGCCCGACGACTTGTCCCGTCTGAAGGAACAGGGCTTCACGGTGGCCGCCATGGAGCTGACGGAGGATGCGGTGGACCTCGACGACCTGGCCGCACGGCAGATCCCAAAACTTGCGCTGGTCCTGGGTACCGAAGGTGCCGGCATGAGCGAGGACACGTTGGGCGCCGTCGACCTCGCCGTCAAGATCCCGATGCGGGCTGGCGTCGATTCACTCAACGTCGCCGCAGCCTCGGCGGTGGCGTTCTGGGAACTCCGTCCGCGGGACTGA
- a CDS encoding type B 50S ribosomal protein L31: protein MKSDIHPKYEAVVFNDLASGTQFLTKSTVSSSKTIEWEDGNTYPVIDVEISSESHPFYTGKQRIMDSAGRVERFNARFKGFGGKK from the coding sequence ATGAAGTCTGATATCCACCCGAAGTACGAAGCTGTTGTCTTCAACGACCTGGCCTCCGGTACGCAGTTCCTGACCAAGTCCACCGTGTCTTCCTCGAAGACCATCGAGTGGGAAGACGGAAACACCTACCCGGTTATCGACGTCGAAATCTCTTCGGAGTCCCACCCGTTCTACACGGGCAAGCAGCGCATCATGGACTCCGCTGGCCGCGTCGAGCGCTTCAACGCTCGCTTCAAGGGCTTCGGCGGCAAGAAGTAA
- a CDS encoding lipoate--protein ligase family protein — translation MDSMTSQPTPEAQNHDDDTRLHGEYKVPGGKLVVVDLEVANGSFANVSLSGDFFLEPDEALQDINRALTGLPDTSTAADIAAAVTAGLPEGAVLFGFSAEAVAVTVRRALSKATGWSDHQWEVIPPSVLPTEVNVALDEVLTEEVGAGLRNPTLRFWDWEEPSVVIGSFQSVRNEVDPDGVARHGITVVRRISGGGAMFMEAGNCITYSLYLPQTLVDGISFADSYAFLDSWVMAALEKLGINAFYVPLNDIATDQGKIGGAAQKRLANGGMLHHVTMSYDIDADKMVDVLRIGKEKLSDKGTRSAKKRVDPLRRQTGLARSAILKAMQEVFTERYGAVESRLSEAELAEARKRVDAKFGTDEWLNRVP, via the coding sequence ATGGACAGCATGACTTCCCAGCCCACGCCTGAAGCACAGAATCACGACGACGACACCCGCCTGCACGGCGAATATAAGGTTCCCGGCGGAAAACTGGTGGTGGTGGACCTTGAAGTGGCGAACGGTAGCTTCGCGAACGTCTCCCTGAGCGGAGACTTCTTCCTGGAGCCCGATGAGGCCCTGCAGGACATCAACCGGGCGTTGACGGGGCTCCCGGATACGTCAACAGCCGCGGACATTGCTGCGGCAGTAACCGCCGGCCTGCCCGAAGGCGCCGTTTTGTTCGGCTTCTCCGCGGAAGCCGTGGCCGTAACCGTTCGACGGGCTTTGTCCAAGGCCACGGGCTGGTCCGACCACCAATGGGAGGTCATCCCGCCGTCGGTCCTGCCAACCGAAGTTAACGTGGCCTTGGACGAAGTCCTCACTGAGGAAGTGGGCGCAGGGCTGCGGAACCCCACGCTGCGGTTCTGGGACTGGGAAGAACCCTCCGTGGTCATTGGCAGCTTCCAGTCCGTCCGGAACGAAGTGGACCCCGACGGAGTGGCCCGTCATGGCATCACCGTGGTGCGCAGGATCAGCGGCGGGGGAGCCATGTTCATGGAGGCCGGAAACTGCATTACGTATTCGCTGTACCTTCCGCAGACCCTGGTGGATGGAATCAGTTTCGCGGACTCCTATGCGTTCCTGGATTCCTGGGTCATGGCCGCGCTGGAGAAACTCGGCATCAACGCTTTCTACGTCCCGCTCAACGACATCGCAACGGACCAAGGCAAGATCGGCGGAGCGGCCCAGAAGCGGCTTGCCAATGGCGGCATGCTCCATCACGTCACCATGAGCTACGACATCGACGCCGACAAAATGGTGGACGTCCTGCGCATCGGCAAAGAGAAGCTATCCGACAAGGGAACCCGTAGTGCCAAGAAGCGCGTGGACCCTCTGCGTCGCCAGACCGGCCTGGCCCGATCCGCTATCCTCAAGGCCATGCAGGAAGTCTTCACCGAGCGCTATGGTGCAGTCGAATCCCGGCTCAGCGAAGCGGAACTGGCCGAGGCCAGGAAGCGGGTAGACGCGAAGTTCGGCACGGATGAATGGCTGAACCGGGTTCCCTGA
- the pepN gene encoding aminopeptidase N translates to MSNHNLSRDEAATRSALITTHSYDVTLDVRDAADPAVAGYPSTSTITFSAEPGSATFLDFISGGVQSVVLNGRALDVDAVVDRDRVILEDLAADNQVTVAGTALYSRSGEGMHRFVDPADGQCYLYTQYEPADSRRVFANFEQPDLKAEFTFRVIAPAGWEVASNGVETARTPLADDPKAAQWDFATTKRMSTYITTVLAGPYFKATDHWGATLDDGTRLEVPLALYCRASLADAFDAGELFRLTKNGLEFFNRLFDYPYPWGKYDQAFVPEYNLGAMENPGLVTFTEKYVYASRATDAQYQARANTLMHEMAHMWFGDLVTMNWWDDLWLKESFADYMGTLGVDRATDWDTAWVNFASKRKAWAYLQDQLPTTHPIVADIPDLEAAKQNFDGITYAKGASVLKQLVAYVGFDAFIAGSRQYFRDHAYGNTSLKDLLEALGAASGRDLAGWARQWLQTSGISTISAEIVEDDGILGAVTLRQDAIDPITGHQELRPHRMRLGLYDADSSGALVRTESIEMDVDGPSTLVAELNGKPRPALLLVNDDDLSYAKIRLDPGSEHTVRTSLDKIQDPMARALCWTALWDSARDGVTPAARYVAAVEQFAPAETGIGVLLNVLGNASTAIERFVPAATRDGVRKDFLAVAAAQLKAATAGSDQQLAWARTLADVSRHGDAELSLLRSILDGSVVIEGLAVDAELRWSLWQALAAHGQASQAELDRELEADKTASGREGHALASAARPDPSVKAAAWDSAVLGTGLSNEILSATIAGFATAPAAMLEPYVEPYFDCLEKVWAERSIEIAGRIVRGLFPAAQDLGEGTQPAGHPVVVRTDEWLTAHGDAPRALRRIIIEQRSHLLRALTAQAARG, encoded by the coding sequence GTGTCGAATCACAATCTGTCGCGCGATGAAGCCGCCACCCGTTCAGCCCTGATCACCACCCACAGCTACGACGTCACCCTCGATGTCCGCGACGCGGCAGATCCCGCAGTCGCCGGCTACCCGAGCACCAGCACCATCACGTTCTCCGCCGAGCCCGGCTCTGCCACGTTCCTGGATTTCATCAGTGGTGGCGTGCAGTCAGTGGTGCTGAACGGCCGGGCCCTGGACGTCGACGCGGTGGTGGACCGGGACCGGGTCATCCTGGAAGACCTCGCCGCCGACAACCAGGTGACGGTGGCCGGAACAGCGCTCTACAGCCGCTCCGGGGAAGGCATGCACCGCTTCGTGGACCCCGCTGACGGGCAGTGCTACCTCTACACCCAGTACGAACCAGCTGACAGCCGCCGCGTCTTCGCCAACTTCGAACAGCCCGACCTCAAAGCCGAATTCACCTTCCGCGTCATCGCGCCGGCAGGCTGGGAGGTCGCGTCCAACGGGGTGGAGACCGCACGAACGCCGTTGGCGGATGATCCCAAAGCCGCCCAATGGGACTTCGCAACCACCAAGCGGATGTCCACCTACATCACCACCGTGCTTGCCGGACCCTACTTCAAAGCGACGGACCACTGGGGAGCAACGCTCGACGACGGCACCCGCCTTGAGGTGCCGCTGGCACTTTACTGCCGCGCCTCTTTGGCGGACGCTTTCGACGCCGGCGAGCTGTTCCGGTTAACGAAGAACGGCCTCGAGTTCTTCAACCGACTCTTTGACTATCCCTACCCCTGGGGCAAGTACGACCAGGCGTTCGTGCCCGAATACAACCTCGGGGCCATGGAAAATCCCGGGCTGGTCACCTTCACGGAAAAGTACGTTTACGCCTCACGCGCCACCGACGCCCAATACCAGGCACGCGCCAACACCCTGATGCACGAGATGGCCCACATGTGGTTCGGCGACCTCGTCACCATGAACTGGTGGGACGACCTCTGGCTCAAGGAGTCGTTTGCCGATTACATGGGTACCCTGGGCGTGGATCGTGCCACTGACTGGGACACCGCGTGGGTGAACTTCGCCAGCAAACGCAAGGCATGGGCGTACCTGCAGGACCAATTGCCCACCACCCACCCGATCGTCGCCGACATTCCGGACCTTGAAGCGGCCAAGCAGAACTTCGATGGCATCACCTACGCCAAGGGCGCTTCGGTCCTGAAACAACTGGTCGCCTACGTTGGCTTTGACGCCTTCATTGCCGGATCGCGGCAGTACTTCCGCGACCACGCCTACGGCAACACTTCCCTGAAAGACCTTCTGGAAGCCCTGGGTGCGGCGTCGGGACGCGACCTGGCCGGTTGGGCGCGCCAATGGCTGCAAACTTCCGGGATCTCCACCATCTCGGCCGAGATTGTCGAAGATGACGGGATACTGGGCGCGGTGACGCTTCGACAGGACGCGATCGACCCCATCACAGGGCACCAGGAACTCCGCCCCCACCGCATGCGGCTGGGCTTGTACGACGCCGACTCAAGCGGTGCCCTGGTCAGGACCGAAAGCATCGAAATGGATGTGGACGGTCCCAGCACGCTGGTGGCCGAACTCAACGGTAAGCCCCGGCCAGCCCTGCTGCTGGTCAACGACGACGACCTGAGCTATGCAAAGATCAGGCTCGATCCCGGATCCGAACACACGGTCAGGACGTCCCTGGACAAGATCCAGGACCCCATGGCCCGCGCGCTGTGCTGGACGGCTCTATGGGATTCGGCCCGCGACGGCGTCACCCCCGCAGCACGCTATGTCGCTGCAGTGGAACAGTTTGCCCCGGCCGAAACCGGTATCGGCGTCCTGCTCAACGTCCTGGGCAACGCCTCCACCGCCATTGAACGGTTCGTGCCCGCTGCGACGCGGGACGGTGTCCGCAAGGACTTCCTGGCCGTTGCTGCCGCACAGTTGAAGGCCGCCACAGCGGGGTCGGACCAGCAACTCGCCTGGGCCAGGACACTAGCGGATGTCTCGCGGCATGGCGACGCTGAGCTCTCCCTGCTGCGCAGCATCCTTGACGGCAGCGTCGTCATTGAGGGCCTCGCCGTCGACGCGGAACTGCGCTGGAGCCTGTGGCAGGCCCTGGCAGCCCACGGACAGGCGTCGCAAGCTGAGCTCGACCGGGAGCTCGAAGCCGACAAGACAGCCTCAGGGAGGGAAGGCCACGCTCTTGCCTCGGCGGCCCGTCCCGACCCTTCGGTTAAGGCCGCAGCGTGGGACTCGGCGGTCCTCGGCACCGGACTGTCCAATGAAATCCTGAGCGCGACCATTGCGGGCTTCGCCACGGCCCCGGCTGCCATGCTGGAACCATACGTCGAGCCGTATTTCGATTGCCTCGAAAAGGTGTGGGCGGAGCGGAGCATTGAGATTGCCGGGAGAATCGTCCGCGGACTGTTCCCGGCCGCCCAGGATCTTGGGGAAGGCACGCAACCAGCCGGGCACCCGGTGGTGGTTCGTACCGACGAATGGCTAACGGCGCACGGTGACGCTCCGCGTGCGTTGCGCCGCATCATTATCGAACAGCGCAGCCACCTGTTGCGTGCGCTGACAGCCCAAGCCGCCCGGGGTTAG
- a CDS encoding YeiH family protein, with amino-acid sequence MPFKSPASQLSRLGPGLVLCFAATGLAFTIHAVLPAVPAMTLAVALGLLSANIPGTSVLTAGRARPGLDFAGKHLMRAGIVLLGLKVSIQDVLGLGWLSLVLIAGVVLVSFVGTYGLARLLRLPGETALLIATGFSICGASAIGAMAAVRRIRHQDTVLPVALVTLCGTLAIGVLPLLMHPLNLNPEQFGAWTGASVHDVGQVVATAQTAGTAALAIAVVVKLTRVVLLAPVVAAAGLHQRIDHVRKRANGTGHQDAGSDGKFPPIVPLFVVGFLAMVAVRSMGWAPPAVLDMAALVQDILLASALFGLGSAVRVRTLIHTGGRAMMVALGSWLIIASLGLVAARIMIR; translated from the coding sequence ATGCCCTTCAAGAGTCCCGCTTCCCAGCTGTCCCGGTTGGGGCCGGGGTTGGTCCTGTGCTTCGCCGCCACGGGCCTTGCCTTCACCATCCACGCGGTTTTGCCAGCTGTTCCAGCAATGACTCTCGCTGTTGCCTTGGGCTTGCTCTCAGCAAATATACCGGGCACCTCTGTCCTCACTGCAGGGCGCGCCCGCCCGGGCCTGGACTTCGCCGGAAAGCACCTCATGCGGGCCGGAATCGTGCTGCTGGGCCTCAAGGTCAGCATCCAGGACGTGCTGGGACTGGGCTGGTTGTCCCTGGTCCTGATAGCCGGTGTGGTGCTGGTCAGCTTTGTGGGTACCTATGGGCTGGCTCGCTTGCTGCGCCTTCCCGGTGAGACTGCCCTGCTGATCGCCACGGGCTTTTCCATCTGCGGCGCCTCGGCTATCGGCGCGATGGCTGCTGTGCGTCGCATCAGGCATCAGGACACGGTGCTGCCGGTGGCGCTCGTGACGCTGTGCGGCACCCTTGCCATTGGGGTGTTGCCCCTCCTCATGCACCCCCTGAACCTGAATCCGGAACAGTTCGGGGCCTGGACCGGCGCTTCCGTGCACGATGTGGGCCAGGTGGTGGCCACGGCGCAAACTGCGGGGACGGCGGCCCTGGCGATCGCCGTCGTCGTGAAATTGACGCGGGTGGTCCTGCTGGCTCCGGTGGTGGCGGCCGCGGGACTGCACCAGCGCATCGACCACGTACGCAAGCGCGCCAACGGTACCGGGCACCAGGACGCCGGGAGCGACGGAAAATTTCCGCCCATCGTTCCGTTGTTCGTGGTTGGATTCCTTGCCATGGTCGCGGTCCGATCCATGGGCTGGGCTCCCCCGGCGGTCCTGGACATGGCCGCACTGGTGCAGGACATCCTGCTGGCATCGGCACTGTTCGGACTCGGATCCGCGGTGCGCGTCCGGACGCTGATACACACAGGTGGACGTGCCATGATGGTCGCCCTGGGCTCGTGGCTGATCATCGCCTCGCTGGGCCTGGTAGCTGCGCGGATCATGATTAGATAG
- a CDS encoding circularly permuted type 2 ATP-grasp protein, with translation MSDLFQDYSEAAARSGAYDEMFAPGHVARKSYGQVSGALRELSLADVTARADSMARTFLDRGVTFDYAGEERPFPLDIVPRVIPADEWDVLERGVAQRVKALEAFLNDVYGRMAVVADGVIPRQLVTTSAHFHRAVHGFEPSGGVRVHVSGIDVVRDAAGTFRVLEDNVRVPSGVSYVLENRRAMAKGLPEAFGQQHIRPVEEYPRRLLSALRKTAPAGVDDPTVVVLTPGVFNSAYFEHTLLAGLMGVELVEGRDLICRGNRVYMRTTAGEQRVDVIYKRIDDDFLDPLQFRSDSMLGCPGLVNAARAGGVTIANAVGNGVADDKLVYSYVPDLIRYYLHEEPIIANVDTFRLEEKEAREHVLDRLDELVVKPVDGSGGKGLVIGPDATKDELDALRKRVIADPRGWIAQPVLQLSTVPTLSGDKFGPRHVDLRPFAVNDGDDVWVLPGGLTRVALKEGSLIVNSSQGGGSKDTWVLANSPELPAEVIPRQSVTVREQVSVWPVESNWRDRQTEQQQ, from the coding sequence ATGTCTGACCTATTCCAGGATTACTCCGAGGCCGCCGCCCGCAGTGGCGCCTACGACGAGATGTTTGCCCCGGGCCATGTAGCCAGAAAATCCTACGGTCAGGTTTCCGGGGCCCTGCGCGAGCTTTCCCTGGCGGATGTCACCGCCAGGGCGGACTCCATGGCCCGCACCTTCCTGGACCGCGGAGTGACCTTCGACTACGCGGGGGAGGAGCGGCCCTTCCCACTCGATATTGTTCCCCGCGTCATCCCGGCCGACGAATGGGACGTCCTGGAGCGCGGTGTAGCCCAGCGCGTCAAGGCCCTTGAAGCATTCCTCAACGACGTCTATGGACGCATGGCGGTGGTGGCCGATGGCGTGATTCCACGGCAGCTCGTCACCACCAGCGCGCACTTCCACCGGGCGGTCCACGGATTCGAACCCTCCGGGGGCGTCCGTGTGCACGTCTCGGGTATCGACGTCGTCCGTGATGCTGCCGGAACTTTCCGCGTGCTGGAGGACAACGTCCGCGTCCCGTCGGGCGTGAGCTACGTTCTGGAGAACCGCCGGGCCATGGCCAAGGGCCTGCCCGAGGCGTTCGGCCAGCAGCACATCCGGCCCGTGGAGGAATACCCCCGGCGCCTGCTTTCGGCCCTGCGCAAAACAGCACCCGCCGGCGTCGACGATCCCACCGTGGTTGTCCTGACCCCTGGCGTTTTCAACAGCGCCTACTTCGAGCACACCCTCCTCGCAGGCTTGATGGGCGTGGAGCTCGTGGAAGGACGCGACCTTATCTGCCGTGGAAATCGCGTGTACATGCGGACCACGGCAGGCGAGCAACGGGTGGACGTGATCTACAAGCGCATCGACGACGACTTCCTTGACCCCCTCCAGTTCCGCTCCGATTCCATGCTCGGCTGCCCCGGCTTGGTCAACGCTGCCCGCGCCGGCGGTGTGACCATCGCAAACGCGGTGGGTAACGGCGTAGCCGATGACAAGCTCGTGTACAGTTACGTGCCTGACCTGATCCGGTACTACCTTCACGAAGAGCCGATCATCGCCAACGTCGATACTTTCCGGCTCGAGGAAAAGGAAGCCAGGGAGCATGTTCTGGACCGCCTCGACGAACTGGTGGTCAAGCCGGTTGACGGTTCCGGTGGCAAGGGCCTGGTCATTGGACCCGACGCCACTAAAGACGAGCTCGATGCCTTGCGCAAGCGCGTGATCGCAGACCCGCGTGGGTGGATCGCCCAGCCTGTCCTGCAACTCTCCACGGTGCCGACGCTTTCCGGCGACAAGTTCGGTCCCCGCCACGTGGACCTGCGGCCGTTTGCCGTGAACGACGGCGATGACGTCTGGGTTCTGCCCGGCGGCCTGACCCGCGTTGCGCTGAAGGAAGGGTCCCTGATCGTGAACTCCAGCCAAGGTGGCGGCTCCAAGGACACCTGGGTTCTGGCCAATTCACCCGAGTTGCCGGCCGAGGTCATTCCACGCCAGTCCGTGACAGTACGCGAACAGGTTTCTGTGTGGCCTGTGGAAAGCAACTGGCGCGACCGGCAGACGGAGCAGCAGCAGTGA
- a CDS encoding alpha-E domain-containing protein has product MLSRIAESLFWIGRYVERADGTARILDVHLERLNHLPLEEQRSVARELLAVMGAKPQSEDFGLPELLHALAYDKQSASSIAGSLGAARENARRARETVSQSLWESLNTTYYGLNQHRKDVVGTYRFCNWVLERTAMVRGLADTTVSHDESWLFMVLGRSLERADMTARMLSTRDVQSAGMSWVNMLRCAGAYESFIRTRRAAFGDQHAAEFLLLDRLFPRSIVYALRDADDCLAKLDPSAQRVGFINDARRIVGQARTFLEFHRTDDLMSELPEHMERVQKAVTQASDAISRKYFNQADEHAWVGEVS; this is encoded by the coding sequence ATGCTGAGCCGTATTGCTGAGTCACTATTTTGGATCGGGCGCTACGTAGAACGCGCCGACGGTACTGCCAGGATCCTTGACGTGCACCTGGAGCGCCTGAACCACCTGCCCCTCGAGGAGCAGCGGAGCGTTGCGCGGGAACTGCTCGCCGTCATGGGTGCCAAGCCCCAAAGCGAGGACTTCGGCCTGCCTGAGCTGCTCCATGCCCTGGCTTATGACAAGCAGAGCGCCTCCTCGATCGCCGGTTCCCTCGGGGCAGCCCGTGAGAATGCGCGGCGTGCCCGGGAAACCGTCTCCCAGTCGCTGTGGGAAAGCCTCAACACGACGTACTACGGCCTGAACCAGCACCGCAAGGACGTCGTAGGGACATACCGTTTCTGCAACTGGGTGCTGGAGCGGACCGCCATGGTGCGCGGCCTGGCTGACACGACTGTGAGCCACGACGAAAGCTGGCTGTTCATGGTGCTCGGGCGCTCCCTTGAGCGGGCCGACATGACCGCCCGCATGCTGTCCACCCGTGATGTCCAGTCGGCCGGCATGTCCTGGGTGAACATGCTGCGCTGTGCCGGTGCCTACGAATCCTTCATCCGCACCCGCCGGGCAGCCTTCGGAGACCAGCATGCGGCCGAATTCCTGCTCCTGGATCGGCTCTTCCCGCGTTCAATCGTTTACGCGCTGCGCGACGCCGACGATTGCCTGGCAAAACTGGATCCGTCAGCGCAACGAGTGGGCTTCATCAACGATGCCCGGCGGATCGTGGGCCAGGCCCGGACGTTCCTTGAGTTCCACCGCACTGATGACCTCATGTCTGAACTGCCCGAGCACATGGAACGTGTGCAGAAGGCTGTGACGCAGGCGTCGGATGCCATTTCCCGTAAGTACTTCAATCAGGCTGATGAGCATGCCTGGGTGGGAGAAGTTTCATGA
- a CDS encoding transglutaminase family protein, protein MTRLSIVHKTAYKYNRRVTLSYNEARMTPLTDGQQVVLEASLKVSPNQASVSTYRDYWGTRVTAFDMQMPHESLEVLATATVEVHRTERVATEDDIVGWDVIASDKIQDEFSDWLPQSRLSGPGEEVLDIVPGIVEGKNPHEAALAVFAWMAGEMTYMKGTTGVTTNAEQAWSQRQGVCQDLAHLAIGALRCSGIPARYVSGYIHPRSSADIGETVAGQSHAWLEWWDGEWRSWDPTNHKPAGDYHVTVARGRDYRDVPPLKGILSGGGGSGLSVSVEITRLA, encoded by the coding sequence ATGACCCGGCTGAGCATCGTCCACAAGACGGCCTATAAGTACAACCGCCGCGTGACCCTGTCCTACAACGAGGCCCGGATGACCCCGTTGACGGACGGCCAGCAAGTGGTCCTGGAGGCGTCCCTCAAAGTGTCGCCGAACCAGGCCTCCGTGAGCACCTACCGTGACTATTGGGGCACCCGGGTCACGGCGTTTGATATGCAGATGCCGCACGAGAGCCTGGAAGTGCTGGCGACTGCCACGGTGGAAGTGCACCGCACGGAACGGGTGGCAACGGAGGACGACATTGTCGGCTGGGACGTCATCGCCTCGGACAAGATCCAGGACGAATTCAGTGACTGGCTGCCCCAGTCCCGGTTGAGCGGCCCCGGCGAAGAAGTACTGGACATCGTTCCAGGCATTGTCGAAGGAAAGAACCCCCATGAGGCGGCCCTGGCTGTGTTCGCCTGGATGGCTGGTGAAATGACATACATGAAGGGCACCACCGGTGTGACGACGAATGCCGAGCAGGCGTGGTCGCAGCGCCAGGGCGTGTGCCAGGACCTGGCTCACCTTGCCATCGGAGCCTTGCGCTGCAGCGGGATCCCGGCGCGCTACGTTTCCGGTTACATCCACCCGCGGTCCTCTGCGGACATCGGCGAAACAGTCGCCGGGCAGTCACACGCCTGGTTGGAATGGTGGGACGGCGAATGGCGCAGCTGGGACCCCACCAACCACAAGCCCGCCGGCGACTACCACGTCACCGTCGCCAGGGGACGCGACTACCGTGACGTTCCTCCGCTGAAGGGCATCCTGTCCGGCGGTGGCGGTTCTGGTCTCTCCGTGTCTGTGGAGATCACCCGTCTCGCATAG
- a CDS encoding SDR family NAD(P)-dependent oxidoreductase: MSSTDLTPEEIQACLKVLTTIHVYDEEHPDYVAVRRATGKMFKAVKRHRRVTKRDSIAEADRAVIALTATAAPDRIDDETRGNKLAPSATGEIAGHLIRSRPCYICKTHYTQVDAFYHQLCPECAAFSHSKRDARTDLTGRRALLTGGRAKIGMYIALRLLRDGAHTTITTRFPKDAARRFAAMEDSSEWLHRLRIVGIDLRDPAQVMALTDSLNEAGPVDIIINNAAQTVRRSGNAYKPLVDAEDEPLPAALDVANGGPELVTFGHAHDKHPLALASSVTEHPVLAGDAITSLALSTGSASLERIESGTAIDAGGLVPDLAAINSWTQVVDEVDPLEMLEVQLCNVTAPFLLVSRLRGAMKRSTAHRKYIVNVSAMEGQFSRAYKGPGHPHTNMAKAALNMMTRTSAQEMLDSDGILMTAVDTGWITDERPHYTKVRLMEEGFHAPLDLVDGAARVYDPIVMGEKGEDQYGVFLKDYKPSPW, translated from the coding sequence ATGAGCTCCACTGATCTGACGCCTGAAGAGATCCAGGCCTGCCTCAAGGTTCTGACAACGATCCACGTCTACGACGAAGAGCACCCGGACTACGTTGCTGTCCGGCGTGCCACCGGCAAGATGTTCAAGGCCGTCAAGCGCCACCGCCGCGTCACCAAGCGCGACTCCATCGCCGAAGCTGACCGTGCCGTCATTGCCCTGACAGCAACGGCCGCCCCGGACCGGATCGACGACGAAACCCGGGGCAACAAGCTTGCCCCCTCGGCCACAGGCGAGATCGCCGGCCACCTCATCCGTTCCCGCCCGTGCTACATCTGCAAAACGCACTACACGCAGGTGGATGCTTTCTACCACCAGTTGTGCCCGGAATGCGCTGCGTTCAGCCACAGCAAGCGCGATGCCCGCACGGACCTCACTGGCCGGAGGGCGTTGTTGACCGGCGGACGCGCGAAGATTGGCATGTACATTGCCCTGCGCCTTCTCCGGGATGGCGCCCACACCACCATCACCACACGCTTCCCCAAGGACGCAGCCCGCCGCTTTGCCGCGATGGAGGACAGCTCCGAATGGCTGCACCGCCTTCGCATCGTTGGTATTGACCTCCGCGACCCGGCACAGGTCATGGCGCTGACGGATTCGCTTAATGAGGCCGGTCCGGTGGACATCATCATCAACAACGCCGCCCAAACCGTGCGACGCTCGGGCAATGCCTACAAGCCGCTGGTGGACGCCGAGGACGAGCCCTTGCCAGCCGCCCTGGATGTGGCCAACGGTGGCCCTGAGCTGGTGACGTTCGGCCATGCGCATGACAAGCACCCGCTGGCCCTGGCAAGCAGCGTCACGGAACACCCGGTGCTGGCTGGCGACGCGATCACGTCCCTGGCGCTCTCTACCGGTTCGGCGTCCCTGGAGCGTATCGAATCTGGAACGGCCATTGATGCCGGCGGACTTGTTCCGGACCTGGCCGCGATCAACAGCTGGACCCAGGTAGTGGACGAGGTGGACCCCCTGGAGATGCTCGAGGTCCAGTTGTGCAACGTCACCGCTCCCTTCCTGCTGGTCAGCCGGCTGCGTGGGGCGATGAAGCGTTCGACGGCGCACCGTAAGTACATCGTGAACGTTTCGGCGATGGAAGGGCAGTTCTCGCGGGCCTACAAGGGCCCCGGACACCCCCACACCAACATGGCCAAGGCTGCGTTGAACATGATGACCCGAACCAGTGCCCAGGAGATGCTGGACTCCGATGGCATCCTCATGACCGCCGTGGACACAGGCTGGATCACCGACGAACGTCCGCACTACACCAAGGTCAGGCTCATGGAAGAAGGCTTCCATGCTCCCCTGGACCTGGTGGACGGTGCCGCGCGCGTGTACGACCCCATCGTGATGGGCGAAAAGGGCGAGGACCAGTACGGCGTGTTCCTCAAGGACTACAAGCCCTCTCCCTGGTAA